One segment of Nocardioides sp. QY071 DNA contains the following:
- a CDS encoding sortase, which produces MNRILAARVPALVALVLALIASGVGVLLPTSAAAAGSGVLNIVVTPVDLSDGSTITDIQEGAHGNKVTYRVQYSCTTAACDSTQVQFSTPPVDPWGLLPAGQTILQYASWVAPAAGGGTIGGTDATGKVVDLGNLAAGTSGTFSVTYGYQSSRNREVPNGSFYTNGFDVPMSATISSATATAPKTSDTAVTWHIGTPNAPSANLAPNNGTFDTDLQETFSIAVNPGNMKTNPGSNVAGAADYVATGNYRIVYTVPAQAVIDEASHGGVVDNANHTVTWTKGSLASPSYGARGGFGIAALSGFNSGGAASNNSLVGDDDDAFWSPRTVKVRFLGENFPSADADGCNFNEQVSSTLDVTVNYLDQARTQKTLSRTQTNKVACTTPFGGGTSSKTVVGGATSAFGDGDLGGGVYAVNVPAPGETDTGVREWRVAASNQGNVDATAVIDEPNLDLDHVKVHRITAFAYAGAPSTWRAAVEWVDNTGVSGTSQLATNGFVDAAAGRWFVSARTTAPLEAGRILPTDSTATTMQMGYRFRVDDGAVPLLGEQRTNTADVSLTYPADADGDGTPDDYVNLQGQPLPTRQVSSQPSRTVRYTQPLATLAPGWSGNPVVSGGGTPIPGTEVTFRLRALTSNVWPGTSVQPQLVFIAPENWEVVPGSAAFVAAGTGNTATAPAGVTFEYRTVTLNGVPRSVAVATYPGPVALSSATNDYWPTLSVVARPTAAAVPGATPSATVWAGDQSESWTDATGNAYVSGPDQFRVSALGVDAPDVDGDGNTTEEYAAVTTAYPNLAVAASDGLTVVKSLCIPDPDATDGCTWVSDPSQVHEIPASESSVKYRITLTNGGNTALQDVVAYDVMPHVGDTGLLADPDPRGSEFDLLIDSVESSTANADLAFSASTNPARPEVNPTATGTVNDWGAGAAGKKAIRLTVPGGLGAGQNASVVLVAAVAPGSPANKVACNTVAADSAATLPVEPLPVCVTREAGMPSLATTKSAVLTTDGGTHGVADAGDVITYTVSVENTGNIAVADVSVSDELPGLSAVTPASVATLAPGDVQEFTATYTVTQADVDNGGVVRNTATAQGTGPDGPVTSPPASADVTLVAAAPSLLTDKEADLQDANGNGKADEGEKIAYTFTVRNNGNVTLEGVTVDDPMVTGITPASATIAPGANQVFTASLYTVTQADVDGGGPIVNRASASGTDPAGGDVTSPDDTTSTDTATRTPGIAIDKSAAITTDEGVAGKADAGDVITYSFEVENTGNVTLAAVSVVDALPGLSPTSPLQVASLAPGASTTFTATYVVSQAEVDGGAPIHNSAVARGTAPGGATATSLPDATDTDVAPPTPGLAIDKTAVLDDTNHNGAADEGEVITYSFSAQNTGNVTLTGVTVSDPLDGLSAITPASVAILAPGDDAVFSATYAVTQDDVDTGGTVHNSAVAKGTAPGAVALTSDPDTTDTNLVPGAPGIALDKKSLLDDTNGNGKADAGEEIAYTFEVENTGNVTVSGVSVTDPEVAGIAPASATIAPGDTATFTSDPYVVTQGDVDDGVVHNVASAAGTAPGGVPVNGDDVDDVDTVEAHPDVTVVKSAELTLDEHVQGKADVDDVVTYTFKVRNDGKATAFDVTVTDALPGLSTVSPAGVASLAPGAEAEFTATYRVTRADVKRGSIDNTATATFRGPVRGGVTPAPVEVDSNQVTTPTGGLGAPAITTAASDRKVAMSVRSNGTPNAVQLHDVVTLNGFEVGGDAQGTATLYGPVSQPSAAMCVPAKAVATVGFAPVNGTTRTPSVAVTEPGYYTWVVSTGADRRNEAASHACGLAEETTLVHRADVDKVRIETGFSGTAPATARRAKAARISIPALGMRARLETVGVRKSSMVIPKNVAKGGWLASSAAPGEAIGATVIAGHVSDRHDRRGPFGKLTKARKGQVITVRGADGTVQRYRIARIYTQLRTRGFTGDPVSTTGPHQLTLVTCTGKVTYPNGRYHYTKNLVVVATPIG; this is translated from the coding sequence CGGGCAGACCATCCTCCAGTACGCGTCCTGGGTCGCGCCCGCCGCGGGCGGCGGCACGATCGGCGGCACCGACGCGACCGGCAAGGTGGTCGACCTCGGCAACCTCGCAGCCGGCACGTCGGGCACGTTCTCGGTGACCTACGGCTACCAGTCCTCGCGCAACCGGGAGGTCCCCAACGGCTCGTTCTACACGAACGGCTTCGACGTCCCCATGTCGGCCACGATCAGCTCGGCCACCGCCACCGCTCCGAAGACCTCGGACACCGCGGTGACGTGGCACATCGGGACGCCCAACGCCCCGTCGGCGAACCTCGCGCCGAACAACGGCACCTTCGACACCGACCTGCAGGAGACCTTCTCCATCGCGGTCAACCCCGGCAACATGAAGACCAACCCGGGGTCCAACGTGGCCGGTGCGGCCGACTACGTGGCGACCGGCAACTACCGGATCGTCTACACCGTGCCGGCCCAGGCCGTCATCGACGAGGCGAGCCACGGCGGTGTGGTCGACAACGCCAACCACACGGTCACCTGGACCAAGGGCTCGCTCGCCAGCCCGTCGTACGGCGCCCGCGGTGGCTTCGGCATCGCGGCCCTCAGCGGGTTCAACAGTGGCGGCGCGGCGTCGAACAACTCCCTGGTCGGTGACGACGACGACGCCTTCTGGAGCCCGCGCACGGTCAAGGTGCGCTTCCTCGGCGAGAACTTCCCGTCGGCGGATGCCGACGGCTGCAACTTCAACGAGCAGGTGAGCTCGACCCTCGACGTCACGGTGAACTACCTCGACCAGGCACGCACGCAGAAGACGCTGAGCCGCACCCAGACCAACAAGGTCGCCTGCACCACGCCGTTCGGTGGCGGGACCTCCTCGAAGACGGTCGTGGGCGGTGCCACCAGTGCCTTCGGAGACGGCGATCTCGGCGGGGGCGTCTACGCCGTCAACGTGCCCGCGCCGGGCGAGACCGACACCGGTGTGCGGGAGTGGCGGGTGGCGGCCTCCAACCAGGGCAACGTCGATGCCACCGCGGTGATCGACGAGCCGAACCTGGACCTCGACCACGTCAAGGTCCACCGGATCACGGCCTTCGCCTACGCCGGTGCGCCGTCCACCTGGCGCGCCGCGGTCGAGTGGGTGGACAACACCGGTGTCAGCGGTACCTCACAGCTCGCGACCAATGGCTTCGTCGATGCTGCCGCGGGTCGCTGGTTCGTGAGCGCGCGGACGACAGCGCCACTCGAGGCCGGCCGGATCCTCCCCACGGACAGCACGGCGACCACCATGCAGATGGGCTACCGCTTCCGCGTCGACGACGGTGCCGTACCGCTCCTCGGCGAGCAGCGCACCAACACCGCGGACGTCTCGTTGACCTACCCCGCGGACGCCGACGGGGACGGGACGCCCGACGACTACGTCAACCTGCAGGGGCAGCCGCTGCCGACCCGCCAGGTCTCCTCGCAACCCTCGCGGACCGTGAGGTACACCCAGCCGCTCGCCACGCTCGCTCCCGGCTGGTCCGGCAACCCCGTCGTGTCAGGCGGTGGGACGCCGATCCCCGGCACCGAGGTCACCTTCCGGCTGCGCGCCCTGACGTCGAACGTCTGGCCCGGGACGTCGGTCCAGCCCCAGCTGGTCTTCATCGCCCCCGAGAACTGGGAGGTCGTGCCGGGCTCGGCGGCCTTCGTGGCGGCGGGCACCGGCAACACGGCGACGGCTCCCGCCGGCGTCACCTTCGAGTACCGCACGGTGACCCTCAACGGCGTCCCGCGCAGCGTCGCGGTCGCGACGTACCCGGGACCCGTGGCGCTGAGCTCGGCGACCAACGACTACTGGCCCACGCTCAGCGTGGTCGCGCGGCCGACGGCAGCAGCCGTTCCCGGTGCCACCCCCTCGGCCACCGTGTGGGCGGGGGACCAGAGCGAGAGCTGGACGGACGCCACGGGCAACGCGTACGTCTCGGGACCCGACCAGTTCCGGGTCAGCGCGCTCGGCGTGGACGCCCCGGACGTCGATGGCGACGGCAACACGACCGAGGAGTACGCCGCCGTGACGACGGCGTACCCGAACCTCGCGGTCGCGGCGTCCGACGGCCTGACCGTCGTCAAGTCGCTCTGCATCCCTGACCCGGACGCGACGGACGGCTGCACCTGGGTCTCCGACCCCTCGCAGGTGCACGAGATCCCGGCCTCGGAGTCGAGTGTGAAGTACCGGATCACCCTGACCAACGGCGGCAACACCGCGTTGCAGGACGTCGTCGCCTACGACGTCATGCCGCACGTCGGTGACACCGGCCTGCTGGCCGACCCCGACCCGCGCGGCTCGGAGTTCGACCTGCTCATCGACTCCGTCGAGTCGAGCACCGCCAACGCGGACCTGGCGTTCTCCGCCTCGACCAACCCCGCCCGGCCGGAGGTTAACCCGACCGCCACCGGCACCGTGAACGACTGGGGTGCCGGCGCCGCGGGCAAGAAGGCGATCCGGCTGACGGTCCCCGGTGGTCTCGGCGCGGGCCAGAACGCGTCGGTCGTGCTCGTCGCCGCCGTGGCACCGGGTTCCCCCGCCAACAAGGTCGCGTGCAACACCGTCGCGGCGGACTCCGCGGCGACGCTTCCCGTCGAGCCGCTCCCGGTGTGCGTCACGCGTGAGGCGGGCATGCCCTCCCTCGCGACGACCAAGTCGGCCGTGCTCACCACCGACGGCGGCACCCACGGCGTGGCGGATGCGGGCGACGTCATCACCTACACGGTGAGCGTCGAGAACACCGGCAACATCGCGGTCGCCGACGTGTCCGTCTCCGACGAGCTGCCCGGCCTGTCCGCCGTGACGCCGGCGAGCGTCGCGACGCTCGCGCCGGGTGATGTCCAGGAGTTCACGGCGACGTACACGGTCACGCAGGCCGACGTCGACAACGGTGGCGTCGTCCGCAACACCGCCACCGCGCAGGGAACCGGGCCGGACGGCCCGGTCACCTCGCCGCCGGCCTCGGCCGACGTGACGCTGGTCGCCGCGGCACCGAGCCTGCTGACCGACAAGGAGGCCGATCTCCAGGACGCCAACGGCAACGGCAAGGCCGACGAGGGCGAGAAGATCGCCTACACCTTCACCGTCCGCAACAACGGCAACGTCACCCTCGAGGGCGTCACCGTGGACGACCCGATGGTCACCGGCATCACCCCGGCCTCGGCGACGATCGCGCCGGGCGCCAACCAGGTGTTCACCGCGAGCCTCTACACGGTGACCCAGGCCGACGTCGACGGCGGCGGCCCGATCGTCAACCGCGCGTCGGCGAGCGGCACCGACCCCGCGGGCGGCGACGTGACCTCCCCGGACGACACGACGTCGACCGACACGGCGACCCGCACCCCGGGCATCGCGATCGACAAGTCGGCCGCGATCACGACGGACGAGGGGGTCGCCGGCAAGGCCGACGCGGGTGACGTGATCACCTATTCCTTCGAGGTCGAGAACACCGGCAACGTGACCCTCGCCGCGGTGAGCGTCGTCGACGCCCTCCCCGGCCTCTCGCCGACCTCGCCGCTGCAGGTGGCGTCGCTGGCACCGGGCGCTAGTACGACGTTCACCGCGACGTACGTCGTGAGCCAGGCAGAAGTGGACGGTGGCGCGCCGATCCACAACTCCGCCGTGGCCAGGGGCACGGCGCCCGGCGGCGCGACCGCGACGTCTCTGCCGGACGCCACCGACACCGACGTGGCTCCGCCGACACCGGGACTGGCGATCGACAAGACCGCCGTGCTCGACGACACCAACCACAACGGCGCGGCGGACGAGGGCGAGGTCATCACGTACTCGTTCTCGGCGCAGAACACCGGCAACGTGACCCTCACCGGCGTCACCGTGAGCGACCCGCTGGACGGTCTCTCGGCGATCACGCCTGCGTCCGTGGCGATCCTGGCACCCGGCGACGACGCCGTCTTCTCGGCGACCTACGCGGTGACCCAGGACGATGTCGACACCGGCGGGACGGTGCACAACTCCGCCGTCGCGAAGGGCACCGCGCCCGGCGCGGTCGCCCTGACCTCGGACCCCGACACGACCGACACGAACCTCGTGCCGGGCGCACCGGGGATCGCGCTGGACAAGAAGTCCCTGCTCGATGACACCAACGGCAACGGAAAGGCCGACGCCGGCGAGGAGATCGCCTACACGTTCGAGGTCGAGAACACCGGCAACGTCACGGTGAGCGGCGTCAGCGTCACCGACCCGGAGGTCGCGGGCATCGCTCCCGCCAGCGCGACGATCGCCCCCGGCGACACGGCGACCTTCACCTCCGACCCGTACGTCGTCACCCAGGGTGACGTCGACGACGGGGTCGTGCACAACGTGGCGTCCGCCGCGGGCACGGCGCCCGGAGGCGTGCCGGTGAACGGCGACGACGTCGACGACGTCGACACCGTCGAGGCGCACCCCGACGTGACGGTGGTGAAGTCCGCGGAGCTGACGCTCGACGAGCACGTGCAGGGCAAGGCCGACGTGGACGACGTGGTGACCTACACGTTCAAGGTCCGCAACGACGGCAAGGCGACCGCCTTCGACGTCACGGTGACCGACGCCCTGCCGGGTCTCAGCACCGTCTCACCGGCGGGCGTGGCCAGCCTCGCACCCGGTGCCGAGGCGGAGTTCACGGCGACGTACCGGGTCACTCGGGCCGACGTGAAGCGCGGAAGCATCGACAACACGGCCACCGCGACCTTCCGCGGTCCCGTCCGCGGTGGCGTGACCCCGGCGCCCGTCGAGGTCGACTCCAACCAGGTGACGACCCCCACTGGGGGCCTGGGGGCGCCGGCGATCACGACGGCTGCCTCGGACCGCAAGGTCGCGATGTCGGTTCGCAGCAACGGCACACCGAACGCCGTCCAGCTGCACGACGTGGTGACGCTGAACGGGTTCGAGGTGGGTGGCGACGCGCAGGGGACCGCCACGCTCTACGGTCCCGTGTCCCAACCGTCGGCCGCCATGTGCGTCCCGGCCAAGGCCGTCGCCACGGTCGGCTTCGCGCCCGTCAACGGCACGACCCGGACGCCTTCGGTCGCCGTCACCGAGCCCGGCTACTACACCTGGGTCGTGAGCACCGGTGCCGACCGCCGCAACGAGGCGGCCAGCCACGCCTGTGGTCTCGCCGAGGAGACGACGCTCGTGCACCGGGCCGATGTCGACAAGGTGAGGATCGAGACCGGCTTCTCCGGGACCGCTCCGGCGACCGCGCGCCGGGCCAAGGCTGCCCGGATCTCCATCCCGGCGCTCGGGATGAGGGCCAGGCTCGAGACGGTCGGTGTGCGCAAGAGCTCGATGGTGATCCCGAAGAACGTTGCCAAGGGCGGCTGGCTGGCGAGCTCGGCCGCACCTGGCGAGGCGATCGGTGCGACGGTGATCGCCGGCCACGTCTCCGACCGGCACGACCGTCGGGGTCCGTTCGGCAAGCTGACGAAGGCGCGCAAGGGACAGGTGATCACCGTGCGCGGCGCGGACGGCACGGTGCAGAGGTACCGCATCGCGCGGATCTACACGCAGCTGCGCACGAGGGGCTTCACCGGCGATCCGGTCAGCACCACGGGCCCCCACCAGCTCACCCTGGTCACCTGCACCGGCAAGGTCACCTATCCCAACGGCCGCTACCACTACACGAAGAACCTCGTCGTCGTCGCGACCCCGATCGGGTAG